In Actinoplanes derwentensis, the following proteins share a genomic window:
- a CDS encoding DUF4253 domain-containing protein — MAADADTVRKVLSTTMLADLPITPVFGDCLLISGVDPADVLPAWRTARAVMPSTGRRPVFLDGDAPLFDDVALPGPPLPSLPDLPDLPDEDLDDDFEADAWSGPELTELDRQARAGDPWQALRRPWWDLPLTDDAFRAQVPAFDIDFNIDSVRHQVPDPTLQAVNRCLFDRIRGDPELLAQVPPYRDRLTGLHNWYRPDRVELLLAPTTEAHLLAAWAGFHGTLGQHEVLAGVLLHWHDRWQADLVAGWETMLQFVVGRRPETADDACELAYQITLLAGNLEMNLWETALAVTRGDEWFLHDRP; from the coding sequence TGACGCCGACACCGTCCGGAAGGTTCTGAGCACGACGATGCTCGCCGATCTGCCGATCACGCCGGTGTTCGGCGACTGTCTGCTGATCAGCGGGGTGGATCCGGCGGACGTGTTGCCGGCCTGGCGGACGGCGCGCGCGGTGATGCCGTCGACCGGCCGCCGCCCGGTCTTCCTCGACGGCGACGCGCCCCTCTTCGACGATGTCGCCCTCCCCGGCCCGCCGCTCCCGTCTCTCCCTGATCTCCCTGATCTCCCTGATGAGGACTTGGACGACGACTTCGAGGCGGACGCGTGGTCGGGGCCGGAACTCACCGAGCTGGACCGGCAGGCACGGGCCGGCGACCCGTGGCAGGCCTTGAGGCGGCCGTGGTGGGACCTGCCACTCACCGATGACGCGTTCCGGGCACAGGTGCCGGCTTTCGACATTGATTTCAACATTGATTCGGTACGGCACCAGGTCCCCGATCCGACCTTGCAGGCCGTGAACCGTTGTCTGTTCGACCGGATCCGGGGCGATCCCGAACTGCTGGCTCAGGTGCCGCCGTACCGCGACCGTCTCACCGGGCTCCACAACTGGTACCGCCCCGATCGGGTGGAACTGCTGCTGGCGCCCACCACCGAGGCCCATCTGCTCGCCGCGTGGGCCGGCTTCCACGGCACGCTCGGTCAGCACGAGGTGCTGGCCGGTGTCCTGCTGCACTGGCACGACCGGTGGCAGGCCGATCTGGTCGCCGGCTGGGAGACGATGCTCCAGTTCGTCGTGGGCCGGCGTCCGGAGACCGCCGATGACGCGTGCGAGCTGGCGTACCAGATCACGCTGCTGGCCGGCAACCTGGAGATGAACCTGTGGGAGACGGCGCTGGCCGTGACCCGCGGCGACGAGTGGTTCCTGCACGACCGCCCGTGA
- a CDS encoding AurF N-oxygenase family protein yields MTDRDRTAVRLLHASAEHSYDPEVEIDWAAPFVPGRYFVPPHRSSLYGTALWERMTEEQRIDLTRHEVASIAGLGVWFETILMQLLIRDYFNQDPTAPHAQYALTEIGDECRHSVMFGRMIARLGTPVYQPTGVNQWLGKWIAHTGAGPRMYAAILIAEEILDTLQREAMSHSDVQPLVRMVSRIHVVEEARHVRYAREELARQIRTAGRSRLHFDRLVIARAAYLTGTRLIDPRVYRAVGIDPDEGRRAARANPHHRETLRWAGDRVVTFLSSLNLIGGPGITLWHASGLLPSSGS; encoded by the coding sequence GGAGATCGACTGGGCGGCCCCGTTCGTGCCCGGGAGGTATTTCGTCCCTCCGCACCGCTCCAGCCTCTACGGCACCGCACTCTGGGAGCGGATGACCGAGGAGCAACGTATTGACTTGACTAGACATGAGGTCGCCAGCATCGCTGGTCTAGGCGTCTGGTTCGAGACGATCCTCATGCAACTGTTGATCCGCGACTACTTCAATCAGGACCCGACCGCCCCGCACGCCCAGTACGCCCTCACCGAGATCGGCGACGAATGCCGCCACTCGGTCATGTTCGGTCGTATGATCGCCCGCCTCGGCACCCCCGTCTACCAGCCCACCGGCGTCAACCAGTGGCTCGGCAAGTGGATCGCCCACACCGGCGCCGGCCCGCGTATGTACGCCGCCATCCTGATCGCCGAGGAGATCCTGGACACCCTGCAGCGCGAGGCGATGAGCCACAGCGATGTGCAGCCCTTGGTCCGGATGGTCTCCCGCATCCACGTCGTCGAAGAGGCGAGACATGTCCGGTACGCCCGGGAGGAGTTGGCCCGGCAGATCCGCACGGCCGGCCGCTCCCGCCTCCACTTCGACAGACTGGTGATCGCCCGAGCCGCCTACTTGACTGGCACCCGCCTGATCGACCCGCGTGTGTACCGAGCCGTCGGCATCGACCCGGACGAGGGCCGCCGGGCAGCCCGGGCCAACCCGCACCACCGCGAGACGCTGCGCTGGGCCGGCGACCGGGTGGTCACGTTCCTGTCCAGCCTCAACCTGATAGGCGGCCCCGGCATCACCCTCTGGCACGCCTCCGGCCTGCTCCCGAGCAGCGGCAGCTGA